In the genome of Methylophaga nitratireducenticrescens, one region contains:
- a CDS encoding helix-turn-helix transcriptional regulator: protein MPVEPNQLKKLRKELGLTQAEAAESVRVERQTWISWERDTDKPTARTIPDGLLELFCIKHKVNYKVLDKKVYIVYH, encoded by the coding sequence ATGCCGGTCGAGCCGAACCAATTAAAAAAATTACGTAAAGAGCTAGGTTTAACCCAAGCTGAAGCAGCAGAATCAGTCCGCGTTGAACGCCAAACTTGGATTAGTTGGGAGCGTGATACTGATAAACCTACAGCAAGAACTATCCCTGATGGATTATTAGAATTGTTTTGTATCAAACATAAAGTTAATTATAAAGTACTTGACAAAAAAGTATACATCGTATACCATTAG
- a CDS encoding AAA family ATPase encodes MQTILLRIIMDKSTLHKLIDKAEANKTQPPMFFDEESYDEMLVQAALSAKNHKVIYDKSLVNRVYDNETSGKRKMILRALLKEPNHKPLAAPEPEVIHKLDDLAKRFGNFSDVINICKNACLLGSLVTPNLFSMPPLLLSGPPGVGKTRFISELASVLGTDFYSLDYSTVSSGFVVAGGASSWSDSKPGFISNSIRSSRFANPIIMLDELDKASVDTRHDPMGPMYSLLEKHTAKRFIDEYLEIPFDVSSIIWIASANYPERIPEPIRSRMLEITIPLPTKEQSIAIVRSIYTELLLEPWGEHFAVELDLKVINKLVTVSPRIARIQLENAMANAVQRSKAKVKPIVILPKDVSSSLTKPKARGIGFLAEI; translated from the coding sequence ATGCAAACAATTTTACTGAGAATAATTATGGATAAGTCCACATTACATAAATTAATTGATAAAGCAGAAGCCAATAAGACTCAACCTCCCATGTTTTTTGATGAAGAATCCTATGATGAGATGTTGGTACAAGCAGCCTTGTCAGCAAAAAACCATAAAGTTATTTATGACAAATCCCTAGTCAATCGTGTGTACGACAATGAAACCAGCGGCAAACGAAAAATGATTCTGCGGGCTCTACTAAAAGAGCCCAATCATAAGCCTTTAGCTGCTCCCGAACCTGAGGTAATCCATAAGCTTGATGACCTAGCCAAACGGTTTGGTAATTTCAGTGACGTTATCAATATTTGTAAGAATGCATGTTTACTGGGAAGCTTAGTGACGCCCAACCTTTTTTCAATGCCTCCCCTGTTGCTGTCTGGGCCTCCTGGTGTAGGCAAAACACGATTTATTTCCGAGCTGGCATCAGTATTAGGTACAGACTTTTATTCGCTCGATTACTCTACAGTGTCATCAGGCTTTGTCGTTGCAGGTGGTGCCAGCTCATGGAGTGACAGCAAACCGGGTTTTATCAGCAACAGCATACGATCTAGCCGTTTTGCCAATCCCATTATTATGTTGGATGAGCTCGACAAAGCATCGGTTGATACAAGACACGATCCAATGGGTCCAATGTACAGTCTTTTAGAAAAGCACACCGCCAAACGATTTATTGATGAGTACCTGGAAATTCCTTTTGATGTCAGCTCAATCATTTGGATAGCGTCTGCTAATTATCCCGAAAGGATCCCAGAACCGATTCGATCTCGGATGTTAGAGATAACGATCCCTCTGCCAACAAAAGAGCAATCAATAGCCATTGTCCGCTCTATTTACACTGAGCTGTTATTGGAACCTTGGGGAGAACACTTTGCTGTTGAGCTCGATTTAAAAGTTATTAATAAGCTTGTAACTGTATCTCCTCGTATAGCAAGGATCCAGCTTGAAAATGCTATGGCGAATGCAGTACAGCGTTCAAAAGCTAAAGTTAAACCAATCGTGATTCTACCAAAAGATGTCTCCTCCTCATTAACCAAGCCAAAAGCAAGGGGCATCGGGTTTTTGGCCGAAATTTGA
- a CDS encoding ABC transporter permease, with product MRRRNLANIYDLGVKELWSLWRDPMMLVLIAYVFTASVYTSATSMPETLHNAPIAIVDEDNSALSLRIASAFYPPQFTPPAMVDYGDVDPGMDAGMYTFALVIPLNFQRDVLAGRSPAVQLNVDATRMSQAFTGSGYIQQIFTGEVNEFVKRYRGTEALPVDLALRARFNPALDKAWFGSVVEIINNITLLSIILTGAALIREREHGTIEHLLVMPVTPGQIMLSKVWSMGLIVLVAAFLSLNLMVRGVLGVPIDGSIALFLAGAALSLFATTSMGIFIATLARNMPQFGMLMMLTIMPLQMLSGGATPRESMPEIVQNIMLIAPTTHFVELSQAILYRGAGLETVWQPFLALALIGTVLFFLSLARFRKTIGQMA from the coding sequence ATGCGTAGAAGAAACCTAGCCAATATCTACGACCTCGGTGTCAAGGAGTTGTGGAGTCTGTGGCGCGATCCGATGATGCTCGTACTCATCGCCTATGTGTTCACCGCGTCAGTCTACACCTCAGCCACGTCCATGCCGGAGACGCTGCACAACGCGCCGATCGCGATCGTCGACGAGGATAATTCGGCGCTGTCCCTGCGGATTGCCTCGGCCTTCTACCCGCCGCAGTTCACGCCACCGGCCATGGTCGACTATGGGGATGTGGATCCGGGCATGGACGCGGGGATGTACACCTTCGCTCTGGTCATTCCGCTCAACTTCCAGCGTGACGTGCTGGCGGGGCGATCACCCGCAGTGCAGCTCAATGTCGACGCCACCCGCATGAGCCAGGCCTTCACCGGCAGCGGTTACATCCAACAGATCTTCACAGGTGAGGTCAATGAGTTCGTCAAACGTTACCGCGGCACCGAGGCGCTACCCGTGGATCTGGCATTGCGCGCGCGCTTCAACCCCGCGCTCGACAAGGCCTGGTTCGGCTCGGTGGTAGAGATCATCAACAACATCACGCTGCTGTCCATCATCCTGACTGGCGCAGCACTGATCCGGGAGCGCGAGCACGGTACCATCGAGCACCTGCTGGTGATGCCCGTGACTCCCGGGCAGATCATGCTCTCCAAGGTCTGGTCGATGGGCCTGATCGTGCTGGTCGCCGCGTTCCTATCTCTCAATCTCATGGTGCGCGGTGTCCTTGGTGTGCCCATCGATGGCTCTATTGCGTTGTTCCTTGCCGGCGCGGCACTTAGCCTGTTCGCCACCACCTCGATGGGCATCTTCATCGCCACCCTGGCGCGCAACATGCCCCAATTCGGCATGTTGATGATGCTCACCATCATGCCGCTGCAGATGCTTTCCGGTGGCGCCACACCGCGCGAAAGCATGCCCGAGATCGTGCAAAACATCATGCTGATCGCACCCACCACCCATTTCGTGGAACTGAGCCAGGCCATCCTCTACCGGGGCGCCGGCCTGGAGACGGTATGGCAGCCGTTCCTGGCGCTGGCCCTTATCGGCACGGTTCTGTTTTTCCTGTCGTTAGCACGCTTCCGCAAAACGATCGGCCAGATGGCCTAA
- a CDS encoding LAGLIDADG family homing endonuclease: MSLSKESISTENHILDQTTSYLDEVSIKEMMALSWAGGFIDGEGWIGIARQTRKGYDTISHRLKVAITQNNLEVLEHFKNIIGESGAINKGVRTEKMNRQTYSLVFDSRHALNVLNKIRPYLKRKGHEADAVFAMWEEGLMGKRPGAKGWPPEIYKIREKWAQKISRLK; encoded by the coding sequence ATGTCACTCTCAAAAGAATCAATCTCTACGGAAAATCATATTTTGGACCAAACAACTTCTTACCTAGATGAAGTATCAATCAAAGAAATGATGGCATTATCATGGGCAGGTGGTTTTATCGATGGTGAAGGCTGGATTGGCATTGCAAGGCAAACGCGTAAAGGCTATGACACTATCTCTCATCGTTTGAAAGTGGCCATTACCCAAAATAACCTCGAGGTGCTGGAGCACTTCAAAAATATTATCGGTGAGTCTGGAGCAATCAATAAAGGTGTGCGGACAGAAAAGATGAACCGTCAAACGTATTCTTTAGTATTTGATAGCCGGCATGCATTGAATGTTCTTAACAAAATCCGTCCTTACTTGAAGCGAAAAGGGCATGAAGCAGATGCCGTCTTTGCCATGTGGGAGGAGGGTCTTATGGGTAAACGTCCAGGGGCCAAAGGATGGCCACCAGAAATTTACAAAATTCGGGAAAAGTGGGCACAGAAGATCTCACGGCTGAAATGA